A section of the Thauera chlorobenzoica genome encodes:
- a CDS encoding TIGR03752 family integrating conjugative element protein: MRSNGLLKWLMIPVALLVLFVGIRLFSGGGNDAAPRTQTASALTPDEMKALGIEGDTPNDTVATLVAQVKQLRTELQTAMTDSKAQRSENERLRQREAAIDQRISTALETERANLRRDQERLASDRQQAEGLLEDIQRRLESIGNRGEHADLPVGLGLREGDAEGMPGTGIAGMRWVEPDDARASDARSGAGAQLSFPTRFGPAQRTLDNTIETVADAGTRAGTATGVVGAAGPYSAKAVYTVPSNSTLMGSVAMTALIGRVPIDGTVNDPYPFKVLVGPDNLTANGIDLPDVAGAVFSGTASGDWTLSCVRGQVRSITFVFNDGTIRTLPEDRDGRQQANNQQEGLGWISDPHGIPCVSGERRSNAQQYLGTQALITAAGAGAASLIKSDSGQMSYVGSDGSIGTVGISGNEAMGRILAGGVQEMSQWVNKLYGQAFAAVYVQPGAQVAVHLEKPLAIDYDPEGRKVDHRAGETHALELD; this comes from the coding sequence ATGCGCAGTAACGGCTTACTCAAGTGGCTGATGATCCCTGTGGCGCTGCTGGTGCTGTTTGTCGGCATCCGACTGTTTTCTGGGGGTGGCAACGACGCTGCGCCCCGAACCCAGACCGCAAGCGCGCTCACGCCTGACGAGATGAAGGCGCTGGGCATTGAGGGCGACACCCCGAACGACACCGTTGCCACGCTGGTGGCGCAGGTCAAGCAGTTGCGCACCGAGTTGCAGACGGCCATGACTGACAGCAAAGCTCAGCGTTCCGAGAATGAGCGCCTGCGTCAGCGCGAAGCCGCCATCGACCAGCGCATCAGCACCGCCCTGGAGACCGAGCGTGCCAACCTGCGCCGCGATCAGGAGCGTCTGGCCAGCGACCGGCAACAGGCCGAGGGCTTGCTGGAGGACATCCAGCGTCGGCTGGAGAGCATCGGCAACCGGGGCGAACATGCCGACCTGCCGGTGGGGCTGGGTCTGCGCGAGGGTGATGCCGAAGGAATGCCCGGCACGGGCATCGCTGGCATGCGCTGGGTCGAACCCGACGATGCCCGTGCCAGCGACGCCCGCAGCGGCGCGGGAGCCCAGCTCAGTTTCCCGACCCGTTTCGGCCCCGCGCAGCGAACGCTGGACAACACGATCGAAACGGTCGCCGATGCCGGAACCCGCGCTGGTACGGCAACCGGTGTGGTGGGCGCGGCGGGCCCGTACAGCGCCAAGGCGGTCTATACGGTGCCGAGCAACTCCACCCTGATGGGGTCGGTCGCCATGACCGCGCTCATTGGCCGGGTGCCGATCGACGGGACGGTGAATGACCCGTACCCGTTCAAGGTGCTGGTCGGTCCCGACAACCTGACGGCCAACGGCATCGACCTTCCCGATGTGGCCGGGGCTGTCTTCAGCGGCACGGCGTCTGGCGACTGGACGCTCTCATGTGTGCGTGGCCAGGTGCGTTCCATCACCTTTGTTTTCAACGACGGCACGATCCGCACCCTCCCCGAAGACCGTGACGGCAGGCAGCAAGCCAACAACCAGCAGGAAGGCCTGGGCTGGATCAGCGACCCGCACGGCATTCCCTGCGTCAGCGGCGAGCGCCGCAGCAATGCGCAGCAGTACCTCGGCACACAGGCGCTGATCACGGCAGCAGGTGCTGGAGCCGCATCCCTCATCAAGTCCGACAGCGGGCAGATGTCCTATGTCGGCTCGGACGGCTCCATCGGCACGGTCGGTATCAGCGGCAACGAGGCCATGGGCCGCATCCTGGCCGGTGGCGTGCAGGAAATGTCGCAGTGGGTCAACAAGCTCTACGGCCAGGCGTTCGCAGCGGTGTACGTGCAGCCCGGAGCCCAGGTGGCCGTCCACCTCGAAAAACCGCTGGCCATCGACTACGACCCCGAAGGCCGCAAGGTCGATCACCGCGCAGGAGAAACCCATGCCCTGGAACTGGACTAA
- a CDS encoding TIGR03751 family conjugal transfer lipoprotein yields MPWNWTKPLMLALLAVTAAGCATNKEELLTHGGRTMQDIWRQEAGDGGSGGNVAGRQLLDARQSLRRPLIKADEQAAAAQQARYTRTAANEIQRQFHRLPNPDLVMYVFPHLAGSDPVPVPGYSTVFPLYQRVQYAMPGERVEDY; encoded by the coding sequence ATGCCCTGGAACTGGACTAAACCCCTGATGCTTGCCCTGCTGGCGGTCACTGCCGCCGGTTGCGCCACCAACAAGGAAGAACTGCTCACCCACGGCGGCCGCACCATGCAGGACATCTGGCGGCAGGAAGCCGGGGATGGTGGCAGCGGCGGCAATGTCGCCGGCCGGCAACTGCTCGATGCCCGCCAGAGCCTGCGCCGCCCGCTCATCAAGGCAGACGAGCAGGCCGCGGCTGCCCAGCAGGCCCGCTACACGCGCACAGCCGCCAATGAAATCCAGCGCCAGTTCCACCGCCTGCCCAATCCCGACCTGGTGATGTACGTGTTCCCCCACCTGGCGGGCAGCGATCCGGTGCCCGTGCCGGGTTACTCGACGGTGTTTCCGCTGTACCAGCGCGTGCAATACGCCATGCCCGGCGAACGGGTGGAGGACTACTGA
- a CDS encoding TIGR03756 family integrating conjugative element protein, which yields MKSRIPRRLRLGAAIALLCGATSSLALNTASIVASALSPDCLEYRVVGICYWLYCTWGGCSVRTSIKVRHYVPDAVVSSYTNTGENPWIEVRAVSMPNPTAQAGGDGTTNHDNENNLAKFKNADVIGHPATLAFSEFAASFGYSCEGAGSAYMPYLLSTLDTLAWRYNIPEAVYPEALTPGMREIGARTTRNLWGAVYPRGGFLHQTDDHKAGAVVAQRAGDVVTRRGQLHVYQPLLASSRDGYWPAGALMETDASTGKWQELTPRMSSSCTVFPRNGFLTQAQQGDYAWALWRPYSCCRRRGQVFLGSVDFL from the coding sequence ATGAAATCCCGCATTCCCCGCCGACTGCGGCTCGGTGCCGCTATTGCGCTCTTGTGTGGCGCCACCTCGAGCTTGGCCCTGAACACCGCCAGCATCGTGGCCTCGGCCTTGTCGCCGGATTGCCTGGAATACCGGGTGGTCGGCATCTGCTACTGGCTGTATTGCACGTGGGGTGGCTGTTCGGTGCGCACCTCGATCAAGGTGCGGCACTACGTTCCTGACGCGGTGGTGTCCAGCTACACCAACACGGGCGAAAACCCGTGGATCGAGGTGCGGGCCGTGAGCATGCCGAATCCCACGGCACAGGCCGGAGGCGATGGCACGACCAATCACGACAACGAGAACAACCTCGCCAAGTTCAAGAACGCGGACGTGATCGGGCACCCGGCCACGCTCGCCTTCAGCGAGTTCGCGGCCAGCTTCGGCTACTCCTGCGAAGGGGCGGGATCCGCCTACATGCCGTACCTGCTCAGTACACTCGACACGCTGGCCTGGCGCTACAACATCCCTGAGGCCGTCTATCCCGAAGCCTTGACTCCGGGCATGCGCGAGATCGGCGCACGCACCACGCGGAACCTGTGGGGGGCCGTCTATCCACGCGGCGGCTTTTTGCACCAGACCGACGATCACAAGGCCGGGGCCGTGGTGGCCCAGCGCGCCGGGGATGTGGTCACGCGACGCGGCCAGCTGCATGTCTATCAGCCCTTGCTCGCCAGTTCCCGCGATGGTTACTGGCCCGCTGGCGCACTGATGGAGACCGATGCCTCCACCGGCAAGTGGCAGGAGCTGACGCCGCGCATGTCGTCGTCCTGCACGGTCTTCCCGCGCAACGGTTTCCTGACCCAGGCTCAGCAAGGCGACTACGCCTGGGCGTTGTGGCGTCCGTATAGCTGCTGCCGGCGCCGGGGACAGGTGTTCCTGGGTAGTGTCGATTTCCTTTGA
- a CDS encoding DsbA family protein, producing the protein MSTTPSQALRLAQHQRRWRAFAAAAAMVAVAACLIVLNLQRSQDHAQPAGPSPSADLPHPSGPPWRYGPGAARFTVIVYADLECPFCQSYTPELQQWIASQHDVNLQWHHLPLSIHQPAATQQALWIECVGEAIGHAGFWDAVSWVYAHTRSDGLGLPPGVAYPEHGSPEQQQAVRACLASERPAAVVSAQAQEARQAGVDATPSLRLIDHSSERSMLLSGPVIGDALLSALDLLSSPEATAAELSADVVSDMPR; encoded by the coding sequence ATGTCCACGACACCATCCCAAGCTTTGCGCCTGGCCCAACACCAGCGGCGCTGGCGGGCCTTCGCCGCCGCTGCCGCCATGGTAGCTGTGGCAGCGTGCCTCATCGTACTGAACCTCCAGCGCTCCCAGGATCACGCACAGCCTGCCGGACCAAGCCCATCGGCAGACTTGCCACATCCCTCCGGCCCGCCCTGGCGCTACGGCCCGGGCGCAGCCCGGTTCACGGTGATCGTGTATGCCGATCTGGAGTGCCCGTTCTGCCAGTCCTACACCCCGGAGCTGCAGCAATGGATAGCCTCTCAGCATGATGTGAACCTGCAATGGCACCACCTGCCGCTTAGCATCCACCAGCCCGCAGCCACGCAACAGGCGCTCTGGATCGAATGCGTGGGCGAAGCGATCGGCCATGCGGGGTTCTGGGATGCTGTTTCCTGGGTGTATGCCCACACGCGCAGCGACGGCCTGGGCCTGCCACCGGGCGTGGCCTATCCGGAACACGGTTCACCCGAGCAGCAGCAGGCCGTGCGCGCCTGCCTGGCGAGCGAGCGGCCCGCCGCCGTGGTCAGCGCCCAAGCTCAGGAAGCCCGTCAGGCGGGCGTGGACGCCACACCTTCGCTGCGCCTGATCGACCATTCCAGCGAACGCTCGATGCTGTTGAGTGGCCCGGTGATTGGCGATGCGCTGTTGTCCGCGCTCGATCTGCTGTCATCTCCCGAAGCCACCGCCGCTGAATTGTCCGCTGATGTAGTCAGCGACATGCCCAGGTAG
- a CDS encoding TIGR03749 family integrating conjugative element protein — protein MKTLSLAGLGALLALSALPAHAVEILRWERLPLTVPLVVGQERIVFIDRNVRVGVPASLGERLRIQSAGGAVYLRASEAIEPTRLQLQDADTGALILLDIAAEPAREGMAPLEPVRIVEGQATAARYGERENPSDAGATRDQPRQAQRETPIAVVLTRYAAQNLYAPLRTVEPVPGVIRVNLRRDLALDTLLPTLAVRATALAAWRLEDQWITAVRLNNCSAGWIGLDPRALQGDILTATFQHASLGPQGTAEDTTVVYLVTRGRGLAQSLLPAIHRFDPAAHLSQAGAHHSAKEADHAQ, from the coding sequence ATGAAAACCCTTTCGTTGGCCGGCCTGGGCGCGCTGCTGGCACTCTCCGCATTGCCTGCCCATGCTGTGGAAATCCTGCGCTGGGAGCGCCTGCCGCTGACCGTGCCCCTGGTGGTTGGCCAGGAGCGCATCGTGTTCATCGACCGCAACGTCCGGGTCGGCGTGCCTGCCAGTCTGGGTGAGCGGCTGCGCATCCAGAGCGCAGGCGGCGCGGTGTATCTGCGCGCCAGCGAGGCCATCGAGCCGACCCGGTTGCAGCTTCAGGACGCGGACACGGGGGCGCTGATCCTGCTGGACATTGCCGCCGAACCGGCGCGTGAAGGCATGGCTCCCCTGGAGCCGGTTCGTATCGTCGAAGGCCAGGCCACCGCCGCACGCTATGGGGAACGCGAGAACCCTTCTGATGCCGGGGCCACCCGTGACCAGCCTCGCCAGGCCCAGCGCGAAACGCCGATCGCCGTGGTGCTGACCCGCTACGCGGCGCAGAACCTGTATGCGCCGCTGCGCACAGTGGAGCCCGTTCCGGGCGTCATTCGTGTCAATCTGCGCCGCGATCTGGCGCTCGATACGCTGTTGCCCACCTTAGCTGTGCGGGCCACGGCATTGGCGGCCTGGCGGCTGGAAGACCAGTGGATCACCGCCGTGCGGCTGAACAACTGCAGCGCGGGCTGGATCGGCCTCGATCCGCGTGCGCTGCAGGGCGACATCCTCACTGCCACGTTCCAGCACGCCAGCTTGGGGCCGCAGGGCACCGCCGAGGACACCACCGTGGTGTATCTGGTGACGCGCGGACGTGGCCTGGCGCAGTCGCTGCTGCCCGCCATCCACCGGTTCGACCCTGCGGCTCACCTGTCGCAGGCAGGCGCCCACCACAGCGCCAAGGAGGCCGATCATGCGCAGTAA
- a CDS encoding conjugative transfer ATPase, whose amino-acid sequence MAWSLPWRKSPDAHAASSACDDTADGWGEYLRALQQAGLPEPGEAVQGARAATLADEQALYDVAPSLVALLPWVEFLPHSQTMLLEDGQSVAAFFEVTPLGTEGREATWLAQARDALENALQDSFDELDQDPWVVQLYAQDEAHFDQYLETLRRYIQPRAQGSRFTDFYLRFFAHHLRAVAKPGGLFEDTVVTRLRWRGQSRRVRMVVYRRTSGPSSRRGQTPEQALNMVCDRLVGGLANAGIQTQRLDAARIHDWLLRWFNPNPTLIGHEAEDRERFYTLARYPEETEEGEIEQASGRDFSQRLFFGQPRSDVGQGLWYFDGMPHQVMVTDRLRTPPATGHLTGETRKGDAINTLFDQMPEDTMLCLTLVATPQDVLESHLNHLAKKAVGETLASEQTLKDVQEARSLIGSAHKLYRGTLAFFLRGRDEAELDQRGLQLANVMLNAGLQPVREEDEVAPLNSYLRWLPCVYHPAQDRKQWYTQLMFAQHAANLSPVWGRSQGTGRPGITFFNRGGGVITFDPFNRLDRQMNAHLFLFGPTGSGKSATLNIILNQVAAIYRPRMFIVEAGNSFGLFAEFARQLGMTVNRVKLTPGSGVSLAPFADARRLIETPSDVQTLDADALDEEQPAPAEASETDEQRDVLGELEITARLMITGGEDKEEARMTRADRSLIRQCILDAAQRCVAEHRTVLTRDVRDALRERGRDATLPEIRRTRLLEMADAMDMFCQGTDGEMFDRPGTPWPEADITIVDLATYAREGYNAQLSISYISLISTVNNIAERDQFLGRPILNVTDEGHVITKNPLLSPYVVKITKMWRKLGAWYWLATQNVDDLPKAAEPMLNMIEWWICLSMPPDEVEKIAKFRELSPAQKALMLSARKEAGKFSEGVILSKSMEVLFRAVPPSLYLALAQTEPEEKAERFQLMQQHGISELEAAFKVAEKIDRARGITPLTCDDVFA is encoded by the coding sequence ATGGCCTGGTCATTGCCTTGGCGCAAGAGCCCCGATGCCCATGCTGCATCTTCTGCTTGCGATGACACTGCCGACGGCTGGGGTGAATACTTGCGGGCGCTGCAGCAGGCGGGCCTGCCCGAACCGGGCGAAGCCGTGCAAGGCGCCCGTGCCGCCACGCTGGCCGACGAACAGGCCCTGTATGACGTAGCCCCTTCGCTCGTGGCCTTGCTGCCCTGGGTCGAGTTTCTGCCGCATTCCCAGACAATGCTACTGGAGGATGGCCAATCGGTGGCCGCGTTCTTCGAGGTGACGCCCCTGGGCACAGAAGGGCGCGAAGCCACCTGGCTCGCCCAGGCCCGCGATGCGCTGGAAAACGCCTTGCAGGACAGCTTCGACGAGTTGGATCAAGACCCCTGGGTAGTGCAGCTCTATGCCCAGGACGAAGCACACTTCGATCAATACTTGGAGACGCTGCGGCGCTACATCCAGCCACGTGCGCAAGGCTCGCGCTTCACCGACTTCTATCTGCGCTTCTTTGCCCACCACCTGCGCGCCGTCGCCAAACCCGGCGGCTTGTTCGAGGACACCGTCGTGACCCGGCTGCGCTGGCGTGGGCAAAGCCGCCGCGTGCGGATGGTGGTGTACCGCCGTACCAGCGGCCCCAGCAGCCGCCGAGGGCAAACGCCCGAGCAAGCTTTGAACATGGTCTGCGACCGACTGGTCGGCGGCCTGGCCAATGCCGGCATCCAGACCCAACGCCTGGATGCCGCCCGCATCCACGACTGGCTACTGCGCTGGTTCAACCCGAACCCCACCTTGATCGGCCACGAGGCAGAAGACCGCGAACGCTTCTACACCTTGGCACGCTATCCCGAGGAGACGGAAGAGGGCGAGATTGAACAGGCCAGCGGGCGGGATTTCAGCCAGCGGCTGTTCTTTGGCCAGCCGCGCTCGGACGTGGGCCAGGGGCTGTGGTACTTCGACGGCATGCCGCACCAGGTCATGGTTACCGACCGACTGCGCACGCCGCCCGCCACCGGCCACCTCACGGGCGAGACGCGCAAGGGCGATGCGATCAACACCTTGTTCGACCAGATGCCCGAGGACACGATGCTGTGCCTGACCCTGGTGGCCACGCCGCAGGACGTGCTGGAGTCGCACCTGAACCACCTCGCCAAGAAGGCCGTGGGCGAGACCCTGGCCTCCGAGCAGACGCTCAAGGATGTACAAGAAGCGCGCTCGCTGATCGGCAGCGCCCACAAGCTGTACCGGGGCACCCTGGCGTTCTTCCTGCGGGGCCGGGACGAGGCCGAGCTGGATCAACGCGGCTTGCAATTGGCCAACGTCATGCTCAACGCCGGGCTGCAACCCGTGCGGGAGGAGGATGAGGTCGCGCCGCTCAACAGCTACCTGCGCTGGTTGCCCTGTGTGTATCACCCGGCCCAGGATCGCAAGCAGTGGTACACGCAATTAATGTTCGCCCAGCACGCGGCGAACCTGTCGCCCGTGTGGGGACGCAGCCAGGGCACGGGCCGCCCCGGCATCACCTTCTTCAACCGGGGCGGCGGGGTCATCACCTTCGATCCATTCAACCGGCTCGACCGGCAGATGAACGCCCACCTGTTCCTGTTCGGGCCGACCGGCTCGGGCAAGTCGGCCACGCTCAACATCATCCTCAACCAGGTCGCGGCCATCTACCGCCCGCGCATGTTCATCGTCGAGGCGGGCAATTCGTTCGGCCTGTTCGCCGAGTTCGCCCGGCAGTTGGGCATGACGGTGAACCGGGTCAAGCTGACCCCCGGGTCGGGCGTGAGCCTGGCCCCGTTCGCCGATGCGCGCCGGTTGATCGAAACGCCCAGCGATGTGCAAACGCTCGATGCCGATGCGCTGGACGAGGAGCAGCCGGCCCCTGCCGAGGCCAGCGAGACGGATGAGCAGCGCGACGTGCTGGGCGAACTAGAAATCACCGCCCGACTGATGATCACGGGCGGCGAGGACAAGGAAGAGGCCCGCATGACCCGCGCCGATCGTTCGCTGATCCGCCAGTGCATTCTGGATGCCGCCCAGCGTTGTGTGGCTGAACATCGTACGGTGCTCACGCGGGATGTACGCGACGCGCTGCGCGAGCGCGGCCGCGATGCCACGCTGCCGGAGATTCGGCGCACCCGCCTGCTGGAAATGGCCGATGCGATGGACATGTTCTGCCAGGGCACAGACGGCGAGATGTTCGACCGTCCCGGCACACCCTGGCCGGAGGCCGACATCACCATCGTCGATCTGGCGACCTACGCCCGCGAAGGCTACAACGCCCAACTCTCGATCTCCTACATCTCGCTGATCAGCACCGTGAACAACATCGCCGAGCGCGATCAGTTCCTGGGGCGTCCCATCCTGAACGTGACCGACGAAGGCCACGTCATCACCAAGAACCCGCTGCTGTCGCCCTATGTGGTCAAGATCACCAAGATGTGGCGCAAGCTCGGTGCGTGGTATTGGCTGGCCACGCAGAACGTGGACGATCTGCCCAAGGCCGCCGAGCCCATGCTCAACATGATCGAGTGGTGGATCTGCCTGTCCATGCCGCCGGATGAGGTCGAGAAGATCGCCAAATTCCGCGAGCTGTCTCCGGCCCAGAAGGCGCTGATGCTGTCTGCGCGCAAGGAGGCGGGCAAGTTCAGCGAGGGAGTCATCCTCTCGAAAAGCATGGAAGTGCTGTTCCGGGCCGTGCCGCCCAGCCTGTACCTGGCGCTGGCCCAGACCGAACCGGAAGAGAAGGCCGAGCGTTTCCAGTTGATGCAGCAGCACGGCATCTCCGAGCTGGAAGCGGCTTTCAAGGTGGCCGAGAAGATCGACCGTGCGCGTGGCATCACGCCGCTGACCTGCGACGACGTGTTTGCCTGA
- a CDS encoding integrating conjugative element protein, which yields MKHPDNPTSILRRWPIRSHSAILVSALALASGLALAQGSNLQTSGSVIGDEVMYSIGGGNAVSMSHAAGMRSIGVGVGWNSNLICGDMSISTTIRNQLNGLTNGFQNIMSSVIQSATSAVASLPALIIQRADPGLYNLLTNGVLQARLDYDRSKLTCRAMAEKMADMAGGQMGWNQIADGMALSQAVASTDAVSAIEQAEASRGNDGVPWVGGNNAGGAGQPAVKVVGDVTRAGYNLVNGRGVTDTSAISAASCNSLACQTWPSPQAAVEWATRVLGEREQRTCESCIKTATVPGVGLTPLIQEEYETKLQALQELIAGSRNTTFENLRTAGSTSLPITRGVIEALRDEPDQDILARRLASEVALSSVLEKALLLQRTLLTGKKEPNVAANQLAVDAVNHESDTLDREIINLKTELELRRELANNSPMAIIQRHGTRAAGSRGVYEGDPVPNRLNQLQRRTPGGTP from the coding sequence ATGAAGCATCCTGACAACCCCACTTCCATTTTGCGCCGCTGGCCGATCCGCAGTCATTCCGCCATCCTGGTGAGCGCCTTGGCATTGGCCAGCGGCTTGGCATTGGCCCAAGGTTCCAATCTCCAGACCAGCGGCAGCGTGATTGGCGATGAGGTCATGTATTCGATTGGCGGCGGCAATGCCGTGTCGATGAGCCATGCGGCGGGCATGCGCTCGATTGGCGTGGGGGTGGGCTGGAACAGCAATCTGATCTGCGGCGACATGAGCATCAGCACGACGATCAGGAACCAGCTCAACGGCCTGACCAACGGTTTCCAGAACATCATGAGCAGCGTGATCCAGAGCGCCACCAGCGCGGTGGCCTCGTTGCCTGCACTCATCATCCAGCGCGCCGATCCGGGCCTCTACAACCTGCTGACCAATGGCGTGCTGCAGGCCCGGCTGGACTACGACCGCTCCAAGCTCACCTGCCGCGCGATGGCCGAGAAGATGGCCGACATGGCCGGCGGCCAGATGGGCTGGAACCAGATTGCCGATGGCATGGCCCTGAGCCAGGCCGTTGCCAGCACCGATGCCGTCTCGGCCATCGAGCAGGCTGAAGCCAGCCGGGGCAACGATGGCGTGCCCTGGGTCGGCGGCAACAATGCTGGAGGCGCGGGCCAGCCGGCCGTCAAGGTGGTGGGCGATGTGACTCGCGCCGGGTACAACCTGGTCAATGGCCGTGGAGTGACGGACACCTCGGCGATCAGCGCGGCAAGTTGCAACAGCCTGGCCTGCCAGACCTGGCCGTCACCCCAGGCCGCAGTCGAATGGGCCACGCGGGTATTGGGAGAGCGAGAGCAGCGCACCTGCGAGAGCTGCATCAAGACCGCCACGGTGCCCGGCGTCGGCCTCACGCCGCTGATCCAGGAGGAGTACGAAACCAAGCTGCAAGCCCTGCAGGAACTGATCGCCGGCAGCCGCAACACCACGTTCGAGAACCTGCGCACGGCGGGCAGCACCTCGCTACCCATCACCCGTGGCGTGATCGAGGCGCTGCGTGACGAGCCCGACCAGGACATTCTGGCCCGCCGCCTGGCCTCGGAGGTGGCCCTGTCCTCGGTGCTGGAGAAGGCATTGTTGCTGCAACGCACGCTGCTGACCGGTAAGAAGGAGCCCAACGTCGCGGCCAACCAGTTGGCGGTGGATGCCGTGAACCACGAAAGCGACACCCTCGACCGGGAAATCATCAACCTCAAGACCGAGCTGGAACTGCGGCGCGAGCTGGCGAACAACTCACCCATGGCGATCATCCAGCGCCATGGCACACGGGCCGCTGGCTCTCGTGGCGTGTACGAAGGCGACCCGGTGCCCAACCGTCTCAACCAGCTCCAGCGCCGCACGCCGGGAGGCACGCCATGA
- a CDS encoding TIGR03757 family integrating conjugative element protein: protein MALLVGIVCSGAAAAQEVWVITESGQPMQGTHKPARVIELDAPQRIEAELTTGLPGDPQKAAPIVRQRLKDGGASLQQRMQTAYQGVTDAWSMGITTIPAVVVDQRYVLYGETNIDRALARIAQHRKERP, encoded by the coding sequence TTGGCACTCCTGGTTGGCATCGTCTGCTCGGGCGCTGCCGCCGCTCAGGAGGTCTGGGTCATCACCGAATCCGGGCAGCCGATGCAGGGCACGCACAAACCCGCGCGCGTCATTGAACTGGATGCCCCTCAGCGCATCGAGGCCGAACTGACGACGGGCTTGCCCGGCGATCCACAAAAGGCTGCGCCCATCGTGCGCCAGCGCCTCAAGGACGGGGGAGCGTCTCTGCAACAGCGCATGCAGACCGCGTACCAGGGCGTCACCGATGCCTGGAGCATGGGCATCACCACGATACCCGCCGTCGTCGTGGATCAACGCTATGTTCTCTACGGCGAAACCAACATCGACCGGGCGCTTGCACGCATCGCGCAGCACCGCAAGGAACGGCCATGA
- a CDS encoding JAB domain-containing protein: MSTALVAQDSATLFQMLDTQHEDWIIARAMEIIESRVFCHSDALTGPDLVKAFLRAKLNGERREVFAAIFLNSSHRVLAYEALFWGTIDQSAVYPRVVVTKALEHNAAALILAHNHPSGMTEPSAADKVLTTQLKTALALVDVRVLDHMIVGEGPPYSMAEHGLI; this comes from the coding sequence ATGAGTACCGCTCTTGTCGCCCAGGACAGCGCTACGCTGTTTCAGATGCTGGATACCCAGCACGAAGACTGGATCATCGCCCGCGCGATGGAAATCATCGAAAGTCGCGTCTTTTGCCATAGTGACGCCTTGACCGGCCCCGATCTGGTCAAAGCCTTCCTGCGGGCCAAGCTCAATGGCGAACGTCGCGAGGTTTTCGCCGCCATCTTTCTTAACAGCAGTCATCGTGTGCTGGCCTATGAGGCGCTCTTTTGGGGCACCATCGACCAGAGTGCGGTCTATCCACGGGTGGTCGTGACCAAGGCGTTGGAGCACAACGCAGCCGCTTTGATTCTGGCCCACAACCATCCTTCCGGCATGACGGAGCCCAGCGCTGCCGATAAGGTGCTCACCACCCAGCTCAAGACAGCATTGGCGCTCGTCGATGTCCGGGTGCTGGATCACATGATCGTTGGCGAAGGACCGCCGTATTCCATGGCAGAGCATGGATTGATCTGA